The DNA segment taaagaCAAGaagttaaataatttatttttatttaaattcaatggGTAAATCTCAAGCCAATCTAAtctaaattattaaatattaatggaAAAACTTACTATTTGATGTCGATTCCTGAGTTTTGAATCCTTGATTTACGATGGATAATTCATGTTGATCGAGAAAACCTATAAATTTAGAACAAAGGAGAATACGTAcgaattaaacaaaaatatatttcaacaacaaaaaaaataagtataaatatgtactatatatattttagatGTTGCAATATACATGAGAGAAAATTAATGCAACACCTGAACTATTGAAAAATGCAGAATCCCAGGCTAAACTTGGTCTACTTGATTCCACACACAATGGTGGTAGCCACAATTGTCCTTTACGATCTTTTTCTGCGTTTTCGCGGATTGCTGAAGGAGATGTTAGTAAAGGCCAAAGAACATTTGGAGTAcaaaattttaagaattatTATTCGAAATTTTTAAATGAACTTTTAGAAAATAACTCATATTGACATTACAAAATAACATTAGAGAGGCTAATTAAGCAAAACCTTGAAGAGAATTACTCAAGTGAGAAGCAACAAGAAAATCATTATCATTATCATCATCTGATAATATGTCAATAAGCTTAATCTTCTCATCTGCAACACTCAGACTGAAGCCTATGCTTTTTCTCTTCCTCTCTTGATCACCTTCCATTCGATCTTTTTGGAAACCAAATCTTGTTTGgtcttaattttatatttctttgggaaattaattaatcaagaaACGGCCACggtaaaatttttttgaattttgaggaaATCGGAGCAGGGAATCGTTAATTACAATTATGATGATCATTAGATTAGGTGTTTAATGGGAGATTAATTGCTTACAAATAGTCTGAAACGGCTGTTGAAAAGAATACAAAtgcatttttatattattagcTGTTGCTCTCTCATATTTCAagaatttaattagcccatttgCCAGTCATTCAATTACAAAATATCAACCTATGTAAATTGatcatgtttattttttttttctctttcttATGCTCAAACCTTTCAAAATTGTCTAAGGTTGTTGTCGGAGAGACGAAATTGAAATACATGGATTTcaattttcgttttatttttaaCGATGAAACAATATATCAAATCTTAAATATGTAAAGGGTGGATttcaaatatatgattttacttcTCTGACAGAATACATGATTCACTGATTGAGTTCAATCAAAGTTCAAAcatcaaatatatacatataataaaataaacttttaagTTCTCAGCATGGAACTCCTTTATTTACCTCATTTGAGGGTGTTGAAGTATACCACTTCTCCTTCCAAACATTCCTATGCTAAATCGTCTCACTTTTGTTACTTCGGTTTTCATCTTTCTGAACATGTATGTACTTGTAAACGGATGTGCATACGAGATAGTAGACGAAATTCATAGCTCCCATTATGCAACAGAACCAGTATACATTATCAAGCCTCCCATGATTTATATCGTCTGGTAACCATCCTGTCGTCCTTTGAATAAGATTGATAATTGCATTGCTGGTATAAAAGGCAATGCCAATAAACATAGCAACAGCTGCAGTTGAAGTACTCTTCAGCGATTCTGGAAATTCTTGATAATAAAAAGCAACGTTTCCTGGAAAGTGAAATCCTTCTCCTATACCGGCTAAAGCCAGTGGTGGCAACAACCAAAATACTGACATAGGAACGATAGCGTTGACTTGGCTTTGCAGATTGTTGGATCGTACTAATTTTAGTCGCCTAGACTCAACGAGTGCTGAAACAGCCATGCTGATTACAGTACAAGCATGCCCGATACCGATACGTTGTAGAAGTGTGAGGGGCtttggcatgattttcttcaaaAGTGGGAATATCAATCTGTCTAAAAGGAGAATGGTGAGGGAAGTTGATAATAAAATGAAGACTGGCATTGTTCCTGCTGGGATTTTGAAACGGGATCCGAGGTGACGATCCATGGTCAAGGCCTGGATGATGGTTAAACTTAGTTGGATGGCTAATGGGATGCATAGGAATAAACCAGTGGACCATAATGGTAAGATTTTAATGAGGGTCTTGAGATCTTCTACTTGTTGCACTGTTGTTTGTTTCCAGGGATCAGAGATGGAGGTGTCTTCGGTTCTTAATGCCGCCCTGTTCAAGAACCTGCAAAGTTGGAAGGTTGCTACTTTGATTAGTTGAATCAACAAGGGTCGGAATTTGGATGCAGACGTTAGACTTTAGTTGGAACAGGGGACAAAGCCCGAAGCATCGCCATAATAGTTGAGAGAGCATGCCAGCCTTATAAGCTATTCTATTATAACTTGTATAATGAAGATGTCGACGTCGTGAAATTGCCCACCTTTTGAAAGCAGACATCCACCTCAGCTCACGATCGAACATTTTCATTTACTAACCTCTAGCAGGACATGCATTCTGATCCAACCTATAACTAAATATGGATAACCTCAAGGACATAGATATGAATAATATGATATCTTTTTTTTTCAGCTTGCTGCTTTTCATAGACTATATTCTCAACAATATATCAATATTAGACTGTAACTCCAGTAGAGAACATGTTATGGTTGTGAACCTGTGACGGCACTCATGTATAGCCTTCCGCCTCAATAGCAACTGTTGTCGTTTCCTAGTGCATTTTTCGAAAGTGTAGAGAGGTACAGTTAGTTCAATGCATCATATTTATGAAAAAGCAGCTAACCTGAAAAAATTAGAGGGATTCTTAGCAAAGGTTTCTGTGGCATCTTCATGCAAACCATGGTAATAATCTTCACTTTTCTCTGAAAGAAGCATCCTTCTTTTACCAAAAGCCGCAACAATAACACAAGCCAAACTCTTAAAAGGGGTCCCTTTTGGCTTAACAAGACGATAAAACCGTCTTCCAGACAAGAAAACGGCTAAACCGATCACATTAGCCCCAACACAAAGGCCAAAACCTAGAGTCCAACTAACATTGTCTTCCACAAACACAATGGCCGTGGAGCTCACAATTGTGGCAGTGTACATCGTGACAATGTACCAGTTGAAGAACACCGATTGATCCTCTGGAGTGTCGAATTGATCAGCTCCCATGGGGGCGATAGTGAAACGTGTGCCAGCATTGCCTAGAGatgaaagggctaatccgagaTACAAGACCACCAGTTGGAGTTGTGAAGGGTGTTTACAAAGGTTTGATCCATTTTCACATGCTGGAGGTCTCAATTGGTTGAATGCTGCTGTTAAAAGTATAAGCAACATGCCCTGTATGACGATAATAATATCCAATGGATACCTTTAAAAGAGTGTTAAAAAAGTATAACACAAGACATTCAAGAAAAGAGCAGTAATTTCACCAGCAAAGATATAATAGAAGAAAACCAGATGACAGAGAAGCATCCAACAAAGGAATCCGCAATTATCGCTCCGACGATGGGAAACATGGTGATACTGCCATTCACAAAGTTGAAAACCTGAGCAGCACTTATGCTCTTGTAGTTGAACTCTTGTATCAGGTAAACTATCAGGTTCGATATCCAGCCTCCCGCTGCCAGCATTAGCCCTGTGATAGTTGCTGTTTTTCGAGGGGAAAAAGATTGTTCAGATATACATTTTGTTTGTTCATCAACACTTGAGCTGCGTTCTATAATGTAAATTCTATCATATACATGAACTCAAGGTACAGAGTAAACTGTTCcattatattacttgttataTGCTAGCTACAGTACTGGCACCATGTGTCAAAATTCTTGATCTTATCGAGCATTAACACATGTTAAAACTTAACCGTAACATGGAAACTTGGACGTAACAAAAACAAGTTAatggtttttaaaatttgtgcTAGATGATCACTGGGAAAGAAAGAATGAACCTATGATAAAAGGAAAGGTGATCCATCCGCCCCGCCTGCCGCCAGCTCGTGGGGGTGCCGCTGCGAACCTGTTCATGATGCCGCTCATCGGCCACTGAAGTATCTGCAAATGGTCAAGAAGCGTTACAGATTTTGGTGTCCTAGAAAATTTTGTTGGTGGAATATATAACTTTGATTTGGATCATATTATTATCTCCGAAGTGTAACAACAATCATTTTTCTCTTACATATCCTGAAGCGTGACAAAGTGGTTTACATATTCTTCTGGTTAAAGTCTTGAATATTATTATAAACTCTTCCCCCAACTTTTTCAGCGT comes from the Henckelia pumila isolate YLH828 chromosome 1, ASM3356847v2, whole genome shotgun sequence genome and includes:
- the LOC140874597 gene encoding protein NRT1/ PTR FAMILY 2.7-like, with amino-acid sequence MSGIMNRFAAAPPRAGGRRGGWITFPFIIATITGLMLAAGGWISNLIVYLIQEFNYKSISAAQVFNFVNGSITMFPIVGAIIADSFVGCFSVIWFSSIISLLGMLLILLTAAFNQLRPPACENGSNLCKHPSQLQLVVLYLGLALSSLGNAGTRFTIAPMGADQFDTPEDQSVFFNWYIVTMYTATIVSSTAIVFVEDNVSWTLGFGLCVGANVIGLAVFLSGRRFYRLVKPKGTPFKSLACVIVAAFGKRRMLLSEKSEDYYHGLHEDATETFAKNPSNFFRFLNRAALRTEDTSISDPWKQTTVQQVEDLKTLIKILPLWSTGLFLCIPLAIQLSLTIIQALTMDRHLGSRFKIPAGTMPVFILLSTSLTILLLDRLIFPLLKKIMPKPLTLLQRIGIGHACTVISMAVSALVESRRLKLVRSNNLQSQVNAIVPMSVFWLLPPLALAGIGEGFHFPGNVAFYYQEFPESLKSTSTAAVAMFIGIAFYTSNAIINLIQRTTGWLPDDINHGRLDNVYWFCCIMGAMNFVYYLVCTSVYKYIHVQKDENRSNKSETI